DNA sequence from the Rattus rattus isolate New Zealand chromosome 2, Rrattus_CSIRO_v1, whole genome shotgun sequence genome:
CTGTCTGAAGTCACTTCATGAAGTTcacagaagaaatataaatgccaaacagaatttttaaaatcattggtCATCAGcgaaaaatcaaatttaaactgCCCTGAGATTCCATATCCCAGCAGGATGAAGGACTGGCCATCATAAAGAACTCAAGTGATAACAAGCACTGTAGTAGATGTGGGCAAAAAGAAAGCTTGTTCAGTGTTGGCAGAAGTGTAAAGTGGCACAGTCTTTAGAGACATCATTGTAGgtgtggtggtttctcagaagttAATTATAATACAATGCAGATATATCACTTCTGGGAAAATATCCAAAGGAATCTACATCCTATTACAGATTCTTGCTCACATCGTTAGAGTTGTGTGTTTAACTTAGAGTTCCTAAAACAGCCTAGAAACTAGAGATTATTAGTGCATTTGATGCCCTACAGGAAGGGATTAGAACATAAGTGGGAGTGAAGTTGAGGTGGGGAATTCTTGGGATGTTAAAGCAAGGATAGGGTGGGTGGCTTTGATGCACATAGGGACATTTTATCAACAAAACCACCTGCCAGCCCTCCAAGATTTATCTCACATATTTTAAAGCACACCATATTCAATTACTGAATTTCAAAATGCTATTAATTAATAGTGACAATGACATAAAGGAGTCAATAtttcttattaaataaattattttattcagaaaCTGCATTTTTCCATATTGATGTATTCAAATTGGAGATTTCTTCTGTGACTCTGAAGATAATTGCAGCACACACTCAAAGAGACAGTTGTAAGGATTTATACTCCAAAATGCAGTTAAACAAAATCCATCTTCCACCACAGGCTGAAGTATTAGGCTACCAGGTGCAAACACACACTGTGACATGCTTTCAGGTGTCAGCTCACAGCGGTCAGTCACATCTTGGCCTTGAAGAAAATGGACAGAGGTTCCTGCTGGATTTGCCCTTGTAGTACTTATTCCCAAGGTGAAGGAGGAATTGAAGAGAAGACTAACAGCAAGAAGAATGGCATTTTCTGTAGCAAAGTGGTCTGTAGCTACAGCAGCCAGAGCCATATCCACAGCCATATCTACAGCCATAGCCAGAGCTAGAACCACAGCCATATCTACAGCCATAGCCAGAACCATATCCACAGCCATATCTACAGCCAAGCCACAGCCATAGCTAGAGccacagccagagccacagccaTATctacagccagagccacaggcaTATCCACAGCCACTACTAGAGCCAGAGCCACAACCATAGCCAGAGCCATATCCACAGCCATATCTACAGCCATATCCATAGGCAGAACCACAGCCAGAGCTGTAGGCACAGCCTCCACAGGAGTTTCTGTAGTAGTTGCAACACATGGCGTTGAGATTAGGTCTCAGTTGAGTTGGGTATTTCTGAAGTGAAGCTGTCATCCAGTCTCCTCAGACCTTTATATACTTACAAGACTGGATGCCTCATGCCTCACATGGGCTCCTCTCTTTTAACAGCCATCTTCCTAAAGTGAACTCACACTATGAACAGTCATGCTAGGAATTCACAATTTACTTCTTAGGAGCTCATACAAGCATTCAAGGAACTACAGATATATTTTCTGAACATTTAAACTTATGCACCATAATTTATTCttcataattcattttatgaCTATGACATACAGAAAACATTACAACATATATGGAACCTATATAGGTGTGTTTGTCACTGTGTCATTGAAGGTCCCTGGCATCACATGCTGTATACTTACTTATAGTTAGTTAAGAGTgtcaccaacagcagcagcagtagattCACCTtggcttcttctctccttccccatgctTCCCTTCAGCAGACCTCTAAATTACTTTTCATGGATTCTGGACAGAGAAGTCTACCTTAACAAGCTACAACCACTTCTGAAACCTCTGCCTTCCCTCTACATAAGTCTTGTCCATTTGTCCTTCTGCCCCTCTGTAGACAAGCAatgcccttccttccccttttcaacacattttattaaaattcctATGCATCAGCTTCTGAGTATATTTATCTCAAGTAATTTAAAGGTGAATAGATCCAAAAGTCTCGATGCAGAGAATTGAAAATGTCTTGGTTCAATGAGTCACTCATTCAATACGTTTTTAGACAAATTGACTGGAAAATTTTTAAACAGGTCAGTTTTTATGAGATTACTCAGTTCACACTTAGAGTTAGTCAGTGTTTCAATGCTTCCTTATAAATTGTGATTTAAGTAAGAAATATTCCAGATGAGTGGAGTGCATATGTAGATGACAGATTTCAATCAAACAGTACAGAATTATAACTAGAAGCAGCATGACTTAATGTCTTGTTGCATGGAGTGGTGATTATGGGAAATAGCCATGCAGTGTGCTTTTAGGCATCTATAAGAGATGGTTTTGGCCAAGGACAGAAATATAATTATGAAGCATGCATATCATCTAGCCTCCATTAATGGCCATAACATATAGGAGATCTTTACTTTCACCTTACAACCTTATACCTAAATTTAccttttttctcattatttctgtAGTGATGTGTTACTATAAAATGACCTCTGTCTCAGTCTTAGCTGTCTTAAATATTTGCTGGGGGCCACTCTAGTGGGGGATCTTCTCTCATGTTGGTTCTTCCTAGGCAGCTGAGAGAGAAGAGCATttggagggtaagactttgtcttaataGATTTGGGGGTAAGATTTTGTCTTACAAGATAGTTAGGGTTGGTgtataataaaattttacttatctAAATCTAAGTTATATGCTACTTacctgatttacttatctatgtccaAGTTACTATgctatgctactgtagctgaccttccttctgtgttcctctgagacCAGAAACTCTCTCCAGcacttagcacctcattctaaaacagcaggagataaacaTTAATTGATAgggccttttcccttttgtccctatgcctcttgcttgtctggctagggggaagtttggagcaataaactattgaaccaagagaagtgaatagcgcTTGCAGAAGTAAAAACTTTCACATAAGCAAATTTGCATGAACTTATATAAGGCCATATAGCGATTCATGAAtgtgcatttattcatttctactCAAATCAGTTGGGCTTAGCTtgcatgcattctcacaattacatacttacacagacatccatacttacatatgcatatggagcaaaagaccaagcactagtgcagaaagaactcattcattctggatgaaaaatgagctccaatctttattgcatagagaaagaaaaagcttgtACCCTTTTAATACtaagtgaattaaacccaagtttgtaagaaggAAGCTTAGTTCTCTTTAATAAGCCCAAGCCTGCCTTGTTACAAGaaaggacctgttctgtcccatggtgaggagaagcctgcctgctccttctgctctctgcagcttcttcttttttttcctctttccctctgcattctgcacattgctctcttagtaTTTTCTGTTAtctatagtctctaagttatttcACTCTGCATTCTCATGCTCTGATGTCACAATAATGTTCTTACTCTCAGtgccttttctcccaatgctatgcctatacttctaagttctttttgtgttcagttctgtctaaaaagtgttctgtctaaaaaCTTCTCCTCAGTTCAGTTCCTCTCCCAGCCCAGTTCTTCTCCAGTTCtggctcttctctttgtcctcagcacttaaacatctttcagaatacatgaccacatgttaaaaagttcatcacaagttcacacaaaaaatcaaatcataaattgaaatagaagtttacaacagagaatgtttacatgcatataaattaggagtaattatctggctaaacatccatcacctatcacagctccacaggttcactgaaggtttaaaaccataactacaTTATTGGTGATGTTTTGtgtagataaacccagtcaatattttatcttctatcctagcacctataataaatcgttAGTTCCCTTCTTaagacctttggttaattgttttacaacctcttggaatgtgctctgagtaagAGAAcatctggttactatctaagagcaacTAACTGGTGATACTTAGGAGACTGGCAGAggtctcactgcagttttgactatcagaaaaggacctaatagcagtctcactataaaagagcttaattaTGTCTGTTATaactttaggaattcttatagaatcacCATTAAAActtaagtcatctatttgtctatatagcatcactacagaTCTTCATACATCTAtattgttataaatatttaataacagGACAagaatattaatagcaggaatcttccCTAAAATGAATTCCCTTACAGCCTTACCATATAAGGGTGAACCTGTTgcaaattatataataatctgaagcaggccatctcaggaagatcacctgctactTATTAGGTTGTCCCATTTTGGCTCCTGACAAATATCCCCACTGGGGGCTTCACTGGAGGCATCTTTCCCTTGTGCCTGTTTCACTTCTTTGCACACTGTAAATTTGTACTACCACAAGTTCAGCTATGGCGTGCACACAATCATACCTCACTGTAAAAATCTTTCAATAATTCTAATTCTAGTAAGGAGTCAGAAACCATATATTAGACAGTCACAGAGAATTCACCTCAAAATTATTATTCcatgaaaaagaatttaaatatactGTCAATATTTCTTAAAGACTATTAGTCTTCAAGAAAGTCTAACAGAAATGCTTGCAGGATGAAAGCCTGAGACAAGGCCTCTTTGCCATTTAGTAAACAGTCTGAAATCTAGGCTGCAGCTCACAGTACTGTACTAGACACTTGAAATTCATGAAAAGAGCAGCTATCGTGTTAAAAATTTCTGTCgtgataaaaaaaattcagaataagGAAATTTGACAGGGATTAATATGTTTGATTATGGTGACAGATTAGCATGTGTAATCATAACTCTAAAGTTGGAAATTTATGTGCACTGCATTCATGCACGTTTTATAAATGGTGTCTCAATAATGCTGATGAAcagatatataaacaaacaaaccttgcTGTGTAGTCATTAGAAAAGTAGGACTAACCTACTAAAACATAGTGGGGATCCTCAGTGAGTTTTAGAAACAGACACAGGATCAGAAAAGACTTAGCGAGAGACAGTCACTGatgaaggaggaggggatagaCAATACTGTCATCTGGTTCCGTGTATATGACTTGGAGACTGTACCAACatcataaatcaaaaaaaaaaaaaaaagcaagacttGGCAGTACAAATTCATACCCCCAGTActgggaactggagagagaagGAACTTACAGGTCAGGTCCAGATGAGTGAGATGATGCTATCCCTACAAAAAAGTGAATGGAAGTCTTGTCTTCTTATCTCAACATGTAGcaaacatatgtgtgcatgtcacacagatacacacagatacaagcACATGGacgcacacacttacacacacacacacacacacacacacagctccacaGCACAGTGGAGGGATAATACAGCTCCCTTCTTTCTATTTTGATgtattacatttcttttctatgCCATATGACTGAGTCACATATTACAATATTACAGTGAACAGACATGAAAGAATTAGCCATAAAGAATTAGCCATACTTTAGGAAAAGCTTCAACTTTTCTCTGTAGaatcatttcctcagaaaattggccatagtactacctgaggacccagtcaTACCACTCCCAGACatgtacccaaatgatgctccaacatataaaaaggacacatactctccacaatgttcatatcagccttatttataatagccagaagctggaaagaacacagatgcccttcaacaaaggaatggatacagaaaatgtggtacatctacacaatggagtactactcgactatcaaaaacaatgacttcatgaaattcataggcaaatgaatgggactagaaaatgtcatcctgagtgaggtaacccaatcataaaagaacacacatggtatgcactcactgataagtagacattagtccaaaagcttgaattacccaagatacaatccacagaccacatgaagctcaagaaagacaaccaaagtgtggctgTGTCactccttagaagggagaacaaacatattcataggagaagatagggagacaaagtttggagcagagacagaagtaatggccattcagagcctgccccaaactttgtctccatatcttctcctatgaatatatatacagccagcaaactcagacaatattgctgatgccaagaactgcatgctgacaggagcctgatatagctgcctcctgagaggctctgccagatcatgacaaatacagaggtgaatgctagcagccaaccattgaactgagaacagggtccccattgaaggagttgaaggagaaaggattgaaggagctgaaggggcttgcaactccataacagcaataccaaccaaccagagctctcagggactaaatcaccatccaaagagtacacctggacagatcagctgcatatgtagcagaggatggccttgttgggcaccaatgggaggagaagcccttggtcctgccaaggctggatgccaccaccccccagtgtaggagaatgtcaaggtggggaggtgggaaggggaagggttgagtgggggaacaccctcatacaagaagggggagaggaatgggataggggctttatggatgggaaaccgggaaaggggaaaacatttgaaatataaatttaaaaatccaataaaaaataaaaataatattccccaggaaaaaaaaagaatataatgctAGCATCAGACATGATATGTATGCTTTAATATGTTTATGTAAACTGCTTACAAGTAAAAATGGTCGAGATTTTTATTGTAGAAATTGACAAATATTTCCAGTTGTGTCTCAGTATCTAGTACTATTGTTATGTGAGGTTTGTCCTTCATTGTCTTAATATTGTGTCCTGTTTTTTTATTAAAGTGTAACAATCCATCCTTCCATAACAAGGCAAATTCTAGTTGTTCTTGGGAAATGATTCTCATAAAGCCTGGTAGATTTCAGTTTGCTAGTATACCACAGAAgatttccacatgtgtgtgcatcagAATTGCTAGccccttattttgttttcttgtcaaaCTCTGTCTTACTTTGgataataaagaaacacaaacaaatatgGGAGTGTCCCTATTCTTCAATTCTGTGGAAATGTTAGAGATGGTTTTGCTCTTGACCTTTAAATAATTTGTAAGGAAAAGtgaagtgctctctctctctctctctctctctctctctctctctctctctctctctctcacacacacacacacacacacacacacacacacacacacttacatgcaagTGGGCATCATCAGGGCACGAGATGATTATCTAAAGAATGGAAAGATATATAACATTGTACCTGATTGCTATCTCTTACTTGCTCTGATTTTGAAACACACTATTGATAATTATTATTAAGGAATCCTCATATTATAATATGTGATGttcatcattttgttttatatttctgccTATTTTGTATGATAATCTATTCTCACTTTCTATTGTTTATAATTAATATTCAATTTTATTACAACT
Encoded proteins:
- the LOC116893348 gene encoding keratin-associated protein 21-2, whose translation is MCCNYYRNSCGGCAYSSGCGSAYGYGCRYGCGYGSGCRYGCGYGSGYGCRYGCGSSSGYGCRYGCGYGSGCCSYRPLCYRKCHSSCC